From a region of the Acinetobacter larvae genome:
- the murC gene encoding UDP-N-acetylmuramate--L-alanine ligase, with product MPTSTPSNATQKLIKVPEMRRIKHIHFVGIGGAGMCGIAEVLKNQGYQVSGSDIKVSKTTKQLEANGIQVYIGHAVENIKDANVLVVSTAIDTENLEIKAAIEQRIPVVRRAEMLGELMRYRHGIAVAGTHGKTTTTSLITCMLAEENLDPTYVIGGLLNRTGVNAALGESRYIVAEADESDASFLHLEPMAAVVTNIDADHMDTYGGSFDKLKDTFIQFLHKLPFYGLAVVCGDDQNIREIMPRIARPILTYGFNEDNDIRAIDVVQNGMQSHFTVLRKEREPLRVTVNQPGLHNVLNALAAIGVATDEGVSDAAICRALEGFSGVGRRFQVQGEYPLAEGTVKLIDDYGHHPKEVEATIKAARQSHPDRRLVLLFQPHRFSRTRDCFDDFVDVLSQVDQLLLLEVYPAGEKPIVGADSRALARSIRLRGAVEPILIDPVDENLQHVVQKVLQPNDLLLTQGAGNVGAISLELAQNGLFLKA from the coding sequence ATGCCAACTTCAACCCCAAGCAATGCCACCCAAAAACTTATTAAAGTGCCAGAAATGCGCCGTATTAAACATATCCATTTTGTCGGGATCGGCGGGGCGGGCATGTGTGGTATTGCCGAAGTTCTTAAAAACCAAGGCTATCAAGTCTCTGGCTCAGATATTAAGGTATCCAAAACCACCAAACAGCTAGAAGCCAATGGTATTCAAGTTTATATCGGTCATGCGGTAGAAAATATCAAAGACGCCAATGTTTTGGTGGTATCGACTGCGATTGATACAGAAAATTTAGAGATTAAAGCCGCCATTGAGCAACGCATTCCTGTGGTACGACGCGCAGAGATGCTGGGGGAGTTGATGCGTTATCGCCATGGGATTGCTGTGGCAGGGACGCATGGTAAAACCACCACGACCAGTTTGATTACATGTATGTTGGCAGAAGAAAATCTTGATCCAACTTATGTGATTGGTGGTTTGCTGAATCGGACCGGTGTAAATGCGGCGCTCGGTGAAAGTCGCTATATCGTGGCTGAAGCAGATGAGTCCGATGCTTCTTTCTTACACCTTGAGCCGATGGCGGCGGTTGTGACCAATATTGATGCCGACCATATGGACACCTATGGCGGTAGCTTTGATAAATTAAAAGATACTTTTATCCAGTTTTTACATAAACTGCCATTCTATGGTCTGGCTGTGGTTTGTGGCGATGATCAAAATATTCGCGAGATTATGCCACGTATTGCACGTCCAATCTTAACGTATGGTTTTAATGAAGATAATGATATTCGTGCCATAGACGTGGTACAAAATGGGATGCAATCGCATTTCACCGTGCTGCGTAAAGAGCGTGAGCCATTACGCGTTACCGTCAATCAGCCCGGTTTGCACAATGTCCTCAATGCCTTGGCTGCAATTGGTGTTGCCACAGATGAGGGCGTTTCAGATGCAGCAATTTGCCGTGCCTTAGAAGGCTTTAGCGGTGTTGGTCGACGTTTTCAGGTGCAGGGTGAATATCCATTAGCAGAGGGGACGGTCAAACTGATTGATGATTATGGTCATCATCCCAAAGAGGTTGAAGCAACGATTAAAGCGGCACGCCAAAGCCATCCCGATCGACGTTTGGTTTTATTATTTCAACCACACCGTTTTTCGCGTACCCGTGATTGTTTCGACGATTTTGTTGACGTATTGTCACAAGTTGATCAGTTATTGCTGCTTGAGGTCTATCCTGCTGGTGAAAAACCGATTGTTGGTGCAGACAGTCGCGCTTTAGCACGTAGTATTCGTTTGCGTGGTGCGGTTGAACCGATTTTGATTGATCCTGTAGATGAAAATTTACAGCATGTCGTACAAAAAGTGTTACAACCTAATGACTTATTACTTACACAAGGTGCAGGGAATGTCGGTGCAATTTCTTTAGAATTGGCACAAAATGGATTATTCTTAAAAGCATAA
- the gshB gene encoding glutathione synthase, with amino-acid sequence MRVLVVMDPIEQVNLKKDSTMAMLWAAARRGHQLGYVLQQDLYIDQGKAFGLIAPLAVFENTEHYYTLGEKQAQSLASFDVILMRKDPPFDMNFVYSTYILEQAEREGAWVINKSQSLRDCNEKLFATQFPELQVPTLVSSQQSLLRAFIDKHQDVIVKPLDGMGGMGIFRLFHDGPNIGSTLEMLSQNGQQPIMAQRYIPEIVDGDKRILMINGEPVPYCLARIPQNGEVRGNLAAGGLGEARPLTDKDREIASKVAPYLKEKGLVFVGLDVIGEYVTEINVTSPTCIREIDKQFGTSIADDLFAVLEAGRPKTV; translated from the coding sequence GGTAATGGATCCGATTGAACAGGTCAATCTTAAGAAAGATTCCACCATGGCAATGCTATGGGCAGCAGCACGTCGTGGGCATCAACTGGGTTATGTATTACAACAAGATTTATATATTGACCAAGGTAAGGCCTTTGGTTTAATTGCGCCTTTAGCGGTATTTGAAAATACTGAGCATTACTATACTTTAGGCGAAAAACAAGCACAGTCTTTGGCGAGTTTTGACGTGATTCTGATGCGTAAGGACCCACCATTTGATATGAACTTTGTCTATAGCACGTATATATTGGAACAGGCTGAGCGTGAAGGGGCATGGGTGATCAATAAGTCGCAGAGCCTGCGAGACTGTAATGAAAAATTATTTGCCACACAGTTCCCCGAACTACAAGTACCAACCTTGGTGAGCTCACAACAAAGTTTATTGCGTGCTTTTATCGATAAACATCAAGATGTGATCGTAAAACCTTTAGATGGTATGGGAGGGATGGGCATTTTTCGTCTCTTTCACGATGGTCCCAATATTGGTTCAACCTTAGAAATGCTGAGTCAAAATGGGCAACAGCCGATTATGGCACAACGTTATATTCCTGAGATTGTAGACGGTGATAAACGAATTTTAATGATTAATGGTGAGCCAGTACCGTATTGTTTAGCACGAATTCCACAAAATGGTGAAGTGCGAGGTAACTTAGCTGCTGGTGGTTTAGGTGAGGCACGCCCATTAACAGACAAAGACCGAGAGATCGCAAGCAAGGTTGCGCCCTATCTTAAAGAAAAAGGCTTGGTTTTTGTTGGGTTAGATGTCATTGGTGAATACGTTACCGAGATTAATGTCACCAGCCCAACATGTATTCGTGAAATTGACAAACAGTTTGGCACCTCTATTGCCGATGATTTGTTTGCGGTATTAGAGGCCGGTCGTCCTAAAACAGTATAA
- the murG gene encoding undecaprenyldiphospho-muramoylpentapeptide beta-N-acetylglucosaminyltransferase — protein sequence MTDFQKNATQHVMFMAAGTGGHVFPALAVAKQLQQQGVQVSWLATPSGMENRLLKQHDIPIYRINIQGIRGNGLLRKLAAPFKILKATLQAVRYMKQHKVTAVAGFGGYVAGPGGLAARILGIPILIHEQNAVAGFTNKQLSGLASTICQAFPNTFAQSDKLVTTGNPVRREIINIYNPSYRYQQREDAGQPLQVLIVGGSLGAQALNQCVPQALSHLAQPLQVLHQCGQDHVEKTEAAYAQAPANIQVKVQAFIEDMAQAYADADLIICRAGALTVTEVATAGVAAIFVPLPSAVDDHQTANAQYLAKAGAAKICPQASMSADSLAVQLGNIMSRPILMEMAVKARQHAQADATEHVAKLIQALN from the coding sequence GTGACCGATTTTCAAAAAAATGCAACACAGCACGTTATGTTTATGGCGGCTGGTACTGGTGGACATGTTTTTCCTGCGCTGGCTGTGGCAAAACAACTTCAGCAGCAGGGTGTTCAGGTTTCTTGGCTTGCTACGCCATCAGGAATGGAAAATCGATTATTAAAACAACACGATATTCCAATTTATCGGATTAATATTCAGGGGATCCGTGGCAACGGTTTGCTACGTAAACTCGCCGCACCATTTAAAATTCTTAAGGCAACATTACAAGCTGTGCGTTATATGAAACAGCATAAAGTGACAGCTGTAGCAGGTTTTGGTGGCTATGTTGCAGGTCCCGGTGGTTTGGCGGCGCGTATTTTAGGCATTCCAATTTTAATTCATGAGCAAAATGCTGTTGCAGGATTTACCAATAAGCAATTGTCAGGTTTGGCAAGTACGATTTGTCAGGCATTTCCAAATACTTTTGCACAATCAGATAAGTTGGTGACGACAGGCAACCCTGTACGTCGAGAAATTATCAATATTTACAACCCTAGTTATCGTTATCAACAGCGTGAAGATGCAGGGCAACCCTTGCAAGTTCTGATTGTTGGTGGGTCGTTGGGTGCACAAGCATTGAATCAATGCGTGCCACAGGCATTGTCACACTTAGCACAGCCTTTGCAGGTTTTGCATCAATGTGGTCAAGATCATGTGGAGAAAACCGAAGCAGCTTATGCGCAAGCACCAGCCAATATTCAAGTGAAAGTACAGGCTTTTATTGAAGATATGGCACAAGCTTATGCAGATGCTGACCTAATTATTTGCCGTGCAGGCGCTTTGACAGTGACCGAAGTCGCTACCGCGGGTGTTGCGGCTATTTTTGTGCCTTTGCCCAGTGCAGTCGATGACCATCAAACTGCCAATGCACAGTATTTAGCCAAGGCGGGTGCAGCCAAAATTTGCCCGCAAGCCAGTATGAGTGCAGACAGTTTAGCTGTTCAACTGGGTAATATCATGAGTCGTCCGATTTTAATGGAAATGGCGGTAAAAGCGCGCCAGCATGCTCAAGCCGATGCAACTGAACACGTTGCAAAATTAATTCAAGCTTTAAACTGA